The genomic region CGTCATCATCACCCCACACCGGACCATTCCTTGTCTTTTCATCCGCTTTTATCCTGTCAATCTGCGATTCATGACAGCGAAACGCGACGTAGAGATTCTTGTCATCACGCATGAGAAACGCCTCGGTCTGCTCCGACGCCGCGTTGGTTTGGCCGACAATTACGAATTGGCCCGATTTAGCGGCCGCCGACCATTCCTCGTCATCGATCCGTCCATCCATCGCCGGCGGCTTGGCCGCTTTCGGCACGAACATTTCCGCCGCATGCCCGTTCCAGGCCGCGAGCAAAAACGCCGCCGCCAGCGCAAATATTCCGGCGCTGGTTTTACCTGCAGCCAATTTTAGATTTTGGATTTTAAATTTTGGATTATTCAAAACCGAAAGAAACTTGCTGTTCTCCGCTGTTGTTGTCATTTTGTTTTTCCTTTCTTCTGCCTTCTGCCCAAGGAGCCTCGCCCCGCCGAGGCGAATCATCGCGCCAGCGGGGCGCTCCTACGGGTCTGCCTTCTCTGCGGTTAATTGTACCACCCGCTGCGCTGGATACGCAGAGTGCGCCGAGATAAGAATTCATCTTCAAATCACTGTCTGTTATTCATAAATCTTCAGCCATCCGAACGTTATTTCCCCTTTGCCCTTGAAACCGTCCGGCCGGTCGTTCAGGCCGATAGTTACCCGCGTTATGGGCAACTCCAGGGTCTGGTTCTTGTCCCCGCCCCAATGCTCGCACGACACGTCCCACTTGCTCTCCGGCCCCCTGATCAGGTCGGCAAATGATTTGTACACCGTCTTCCACCCCCGCCAATAAACCGGACCGAGCGGCAGATAATGCGCTTCCCCGCTCTTGTCATACAGCGCCGCGTCCAGTTCATGCCCGGAACCGTCCCCATATACCCGCAATGCCAGCATCGTTCCCCCGGCAATGGACGCGTCCGCCGTCAGCAGAACGGCGTCATGTTTGACCGAAGTAAAAACATACTTTAATTTCAATCCCGGCTTGCCCTCGCACGGGTTCTTATCATCGCTTTGCGCGGCGCAGTCTTTCGGCGCTTCGGCCGGCTTTTCGTTGACATGCGCCGACAGCTTCCATGCCGCGGGATTTTCAAATGTCAGCGAATACGTTTCCTTGCCCAACTTGACAGGCCCTAAATCAACCAGTTGCATGTCGTCAACCCAAACCTCGCCCCGGCCGTAAAAAAGCGCCGGATACACAGGCACGGAAAATGTCCCCAGCGCGTCCGCGGGCATTTCAAAGGTCTTTTCAACATACTGCCAGTCAAATTCACCGCGTTTCACGCCTGCGCTCACGCTCCAACCCTTGTCTTTTCTTTGCCCGTCCTGCAGAAAATTATAGCGGCCCTCAGCATATAGCGGCGTAAGTTTCCCGCTTTCGGCAAGGTTGGCCTTGATCCAGACCGACACTTTATATCTCCGGTTGCCTTCAATCCTGACAGTCTGATAAACGCCGCCATGATATCCGTCTTGATCCGACCTGAGCCGCACGCACTGCTTCCCCGCATGCTCAGGCCGTGTCAATTCCCACTCGCCGGGAACCTTGCCGCCGGCGTAACGCCACTCAAGCGGATAGCGGGCATCCACTCCGGTATCTTCAAAGCCGCCATTTTTCAGCAGGTTGATATAATCCGCCGACTCCTTTCCGGCGCCGGCGTTTTCGCCCGATGCGAAGACCGTTGCCTGCGCCAGCAGGCCCATCGCGCAGAACAGCCGGGCCGTATAAGAAACCGGTTTCTTTAATGATTGGCAAACGAATCTGCTCATTTTTCCTCCCAAAAGAATTATTCAGTCAGTAGCGCCCCCGCCCCGTTTTTTTCTGAACCGCAGCACAAAGCGCGCAATATTTTTTATAAAATAACATCTTTTGTTTAATTGTCAAATTTTTTTTCGGTTTTTTTGAGTCATCGAAGCACATATCTCGCTTCTGCCTACGGCGTCTTTTTTTTCCGTGAGTCAACGGACAAGCCTAATAAAAACAAATTTTCAATTTTCACCGGCGGGCGTGGGCCGCAACGGCGCGCGCCGTTTCGCGTTCCACGGTCTCCTGGCGCAGGCGGTTGCGTTTGTCCGGCGCGTGTTTGCCGCGGCACAAACCCAGCTCAACCTTGATCAGGCCGCGCTGGTTAAGGTAAA from Kiritimatiellia bacterium harbors:
- a CDS encoding carbohydrate binding domain-containing protein codes for the protein MSRFVCQSLKKPVSYTARLFCAMGLLAQATVFASGENAGAGKESADYINLLKNGGFEDTGVDARYPLEWRYAGGKVPGEWELTRPEHAGKQCVRLRSDQDGYHGGVYQTVRIEGNRRYKVSVWIKANLAESGKLTPLYAEGRYNFLQDGQRKDKGWSVSAGVKRGEFDWQYVEKTFEMPADALGTFSVPVYPALFYGRGEVWVDDMQLVDLGPVKLGKETYSLTFENPAAWKLSAHVNEKPAEAPKDCAAQSDDKNPCEGKPGLKLKYVFTSVKHDAVLLTADASIAGGTMLALRVYGDGSGHELDAALYDKSGEAHYLPLGPVYWRGWKTVYKSFADLIRGPESKWDVSCEHWGGDKNQTLELPITRVTIGLNDRPDGFKGKGEITFGWLKIYE